A single region of the Changchengzhania lutea genome encodes:
- a CDS encoding response regulator transcription factor, with product MEQQNKKILLVEDDPNFGTVLKDYLMMNDYDVVHAKNGMEGFEKFKKDDYDLCILDVMMPYKDGFTLAKEIREKNTDVPIVFLTAKAMKEDVLKGYKVGADDYLNKPFDSEVLLMKIKAIMQRKATETISDSKQFEFKIGGFDLNSKLRFLRYNGGDPIKLSPKENELLRLLALHENDLMPRELALTKIWRDDNYFTSRSMDVYIAKLRKYLKLDDKVEILNIHGEGFRLVVN from the coding sequence ATGGAACAACAAAACAAAAAAATATTACTAGTAGAAGACGATCCTAATTTTGGCACCGTACTTAAAGATTATTTAATGATGAATGATTATGATGTTGTTCACGCCAAAAATGGTATGGAAGGTTTTGAAAAATTCAAGAAGGATGATTACGATTTATGTATTCTTGATGTGATGATGCCATATAAGGACGGATTTACACTGGCTAAAGAAATTAGAGAAAAAAATACAGATGTCCCTATTGTGTTTTTAACAGCTAAAGCCATGAAAGAAGATGTGCTTAAAGGCTACAAAGTAGGTGCAGATGACTATTTGAACAAGCCGTTTGATAGTGAAGTCTTGCTCATGAAGATTAAAGCCATCATGCAACGTAAGGCTACTGAAACCATTTCGGATAGTAAACAGTTTGAATTTAAAATTGGTGGGTTCGACTTGAATTCAAAATTACGTTTTCTTCGATATAATGGGGGAGATCCTATTAAGTTATCACCAAAAGAAAATGAATTATTGCGCTTATTAGCCTTACATGAAAATGATTTGATGCCAAGAGAACTAGCATTAACTAAAATTTGGAGGGACGATAATTATTTTACATCCAGAAGTATGGATGTTTATATTGCGAAACTTCGTAAATATTTAAAATTAGACGATAAGGTAGAGATACTAAATATTCATGGTGAAGGATTTCGATTAGTGGTTAATTAA
- a CDS encoding dihydroorotase: MNILIKSATIIDSKSDFHNLTQDLLIEKGIITKIANSIKNPGNYKEVTLDNLHISQGWFDSSVCFGEPGFEERETIKNGLKTAAASGFTAVAMNANTHPVIDSNSDITFVNSKSNNNIVTLLPVGALTVNSNGKDLAELYDMKNAGAVAFYDYKRPISNANLMKIALQYASNFDGLVCSFPLDESISGHGVMNEHISSTMLGLKGSPALAEELQIARDLFLLEYTGGKLHIPTISTLKSVALIREAKKKKLDVTCSVAIHNLYFTDSVLSDFSTLYKVSPPLRTQADIEALIDGLKDDTIDMVTCDHNPMDVEQKKVEFDHAAYGTIGLESAFGALQKMFTTKKTIELLTKGKSRFGVEFSSIAINNPINITLFNPDTTYTFSKQDMISKSKNAIFENETLKGKVYGIMANNKVSLN, translated from the coding sequence ATGAACATACTTATAAAGTCTGCTACAATTATTGATTCTAAAAGTGATTTTCACAATTTGACTCAAGATCTTTTAATTGAAAAAGGCATAATTACCAAAATTGCCAACAGCATTAAGAATCCAGGGAATTACAAGGAAGTTACATTAGACAATCTGCACATATCCCAAGGGTGGTTTGATAGTAGTGTATGTTTTGGCGAACCGGGATTTGAAGAACGTGAAACCATAAAAAACGGACTTAAAACGGCAGCAGCATCAGGATTTACAGCTGTGGCCATGAATGCTAACACCCATCCGGTAATTGACTCTAATTCAGACATCACATTTGTAAATTCAAAGTCAAATAATAATATAGTCACCTTATTGCCCGTAGGAGCGCTTACTGTAAATAGTAATGGTAAAGATTTAGCAGAACTTTATGATATGAAAAATGCCGGAGCTGTAGCATTTTATGATTATAAGCGTCCTATTTCCAATGCAAATCTTATGAAAATTGCATTGCAGTATGCCAGTAATTTTGATGGATTAGTGTGTTCCTTTCCCTTAGATGAAAGTATCTCGGGACATGGCGTTATGAATGAGCATATATCGAGCACCATGCTTGGGTTAAAAGGAAGTCCTGCACTAGCAGAGGAGCTTCAAATAGCAAGGGATTTATTTTTATTGGAATATACGGGCGGTAAATTACATATTCCAACCATTTCCACATTGAAATCTGTGGCTTTAATTCGAGAAGCAAAAAAGAAAAAATTGGATGTGACGTGTAGCGTTGCGATTCATAACCTCTATTTTACAGATAGTGTTTTATCAGATTTTAGCACGCTTTATAAGGTATCACCACCACTTAGAACCCAAGCGGACATAGAGGCCTTAATTGACGGGCTAAAAGACGACACTATTGATATGGTAACCTGTGATCATAACCCTATGGATGTAGAACAAAAGAAAGTGGAGTTTGATCACGCGGCTTATGGAACCATTGGTTTAGAAAGTGCTTTTGGAGCACTTCAAAAAATGTTTACTACAAAAAAAACCATAGAATTACTAACAAAAGGAAAAAGCAGATTTGGAGTTGAGTTTTCATCTATAGCTATTAATAATCCCATAAATATAACCCTTTTTAATCCCGATACTACATATACATTTTCTAAACAGGACATGATTTCAAAATCAAAAAACGCCATTTTTGAGAATGAAACGCTAAAAGGAAAAGTTTATGGTATTATGGCCAATAATAAAGTATCTCTAAACTAA
- a CDS encoding sensor histidine kinase, with the protein MSKRIFILLVILLSLSLIGIIFVQAYYIKGSVDNERARFDFNVKKALSYVSNTIEKNELDNVFEKFQSLDREKQGDSAAVSQLFIYQTNDNTKETLIYSSGILEENLKLSSSIFDIGLDSVSIKNFIGKSKIEVYNDNEFDDKDMGESPILNIINSGSIIEAQRNSFNKSFKALLKRAPIYKRVSEDEIRKLLSKKLKEDNIDIDYEFAIYNNDLATKVQSDDFENIKESTYSVPIFYDENNQSPYKLLVNFPDDSKFILSSIIGIVLLSIMFTLIIILASSSALYQLVKQRKISEIKTDFINNMTHEFKTPIATINLALDAIKNPKVINDNDKVIRYLGMIKEENKRMHAQVENVLRISKLERNELNISKDRVDLHDLLYDAITHVELIVEDRKGHIKTFFKAEETSVLANETHFTNVIVNMLDNAIKYSPNAPEIEVHTENVGNNIILKIKDYGSGMSKTAIKRVFEKFYREHTGNIHNVKGHGLGLAYVKRIVDDHHGHITVESEKDNGSTFTIKLPIIT; encoded by the coding sequence ATGAGTAAAAGAATATTTATCCTTTTGGTGATTTTATTGAGTTTGTCACTTATAGGTATCATATTCGTTCAGGCGTATTATATTAAAGGGTCTGTAGACAACGAAAGAGCACGATTTGATTTCAATGTTAAAAAAGCACTGAGCTATGTCTCTAACACTATTGAAAAAAACGAATTAGATAACGTTTTTGAAAAATTTCAGAGCTTGGACAGAGAAAAGCAGGGCGATTCTGCTGCCGTTTCTCAGTTGTTTATATATCAAACAAACGATAATACAAAGGAAACACTTATTTATAGTAGTGGTATTTTAGAAGAGAATTTAAAATTATCATCATCGATCTTTGACATTGGTTTGGATAGCGTAAGCATTAAGAACTTTATAGGTAAATCTAAAATTGAAGTTTATAATGACAACGAATTTGACGATAAGGATATGGGTGAAAGTCCTATATTAAATATCATCAATAGTGGTTCTATAATTGAAGCTCAGAGAAATAGTTTTAATAAAAGTTTTAAGGCATTATTAAAACGTGCACCGATTTACAAGCGGGTTTCAGAAGATGAAATCAGAAAATTGTTATCAAAGAAATTAAAGGAAGATAATATCGATATAGACTATGAGTTTGCTATTTATAATAATGATTTAGCTACTAAAGTTCAGAGTGATGATTTTGAGAATATTAAGGAGTCAACCTATAGTGTGCCCATTTTTTATGACGAGAACAATCAGAGTCCATATAAGCTTCTAGTTAATTTTCCCGATGATAGTAAATTTATTTTGTCTTCTATTATAGGTATCGTTTTATTGTCTATCATGTTTACTTTAATCATAATATTAGCATCATCAAGTGCTTTATATCAATTGGTCAAGCAACGTAAAATATCTGAAATAAAAACAGACTTTATTAATAACATGACGCATGAATTCAAAACACCTATAGCGACTATTAATTTAGCTTTGGATGCTATTAAGAATCCTAAAGTGATAAATGATAACGATAAGGTGATTCGATATTTAGGTATGATTAAAGAAGAAAATAAGCGGATGCATGCGCAGGTTGAAAACGTACTTAGAATATCCAAATTAGAGAGAAATGAACTTAATATTAGTAAGGATAGAGTAGATTTACACGACTTACTTTACGATGCTATAACGCACGTAGAGCTTATTGTTGAAGATAGAAAAGGACATATTAAAACCTTTTTTAAGGCCGAAGAAACATCAGTACTGGCTAATGAAACACATTTTACAAATGTGATAGTAAACATGTTGGACAATGCGATTAAATATTCGCCAAATGCTCCAGAAATAGAGGTGCATACAGAAAATGTTGGGAATAATATTATACTGAAAATAAAGGATTATGGTAGTGGTATGAGTAAGACAGCTATCAAACGGGTGTTCGAAAAATTTTATAGAGAACACACCGGAAACATACATAATGTTAAAGGCCACGGTTTAGGTTTGGCTTATGTAAAACGTATTGTTGATGATCATCATGGACATATAACGGTAGAAAGTGAAAAAGATAACGGAAGCACATTTACAATTAAACTTCCAATAATAACATAA
- a CDS encoding BatA domain-containing protein yields MQFKHPEFLYALFLLLIPIIVHLFQLRKFRKEPFTNVAFLKKVTLQTRKSSQIKKWLMLITRMSLLAAIILAFAQPFIAKSDAFKKTRETVIYLDNSFSMQAKGNQGELLKRAVQNLLSSLDEDEKISIITNDKTFKDVTLKAIKNDLLQLDYSSTQLTPKTILLKSKMLFGKNTNSLKDLIFISDFQAKNDPFPQDIDSLINLHLVKLQPLNANNVFIDTAYVSKTSATQTDLLVRLKNHGDVIDDLPISLFNDDILISKTSVTIEKEANATFSLPINTIINGKLTIEDGHLQFDNSLFFNINSNSKTNVLAIGKTNDSYLKRIFTKNEFHYTATVLNQLNYNILNDQFLIVLNELTTLPAALVSALKQFTNQGGSLLIIPPSDNNMPSYNSLLSNYNISLSDFIKTKKRITTINYGHPLYNNGVFEKQISNFQYPKVNTYYTIASNGISSILNYEDGKPFLLQSNQVFLFSSALNAANSNFQNSPLIVPTLYNIGKYSLKNPDLYYTLGQPNTFDVDIQLQQDDILSLVNNDINIIPKQTYFNNKVIINTSDNPTVAGIYSVNNREAIIKNVSFNYNRSESQLMYQDLSNIKNVMLSDSITNSFNTLKSESKVKALWKWFVIFALVLLIIEMLILKYFK; encoded by the coding sequence ATGCAGTTTAAACATCCAGAATTTCTTTACGCTTTATTTCTGCTGCTCATTCCTATTATTGTTCACTTATTCCAATTACGTAAATTCAGAAAAGAACCATTTACAAATGTGGCTTTTTTAAAGAAGGTGACCCTTCAAACCCGGAAAAGTTCACAAATTAAAAAATGGTTGATGCTTATAACGCGTATGTCGCTGTTAGCAGCAATCATACTCGCCTTTGCACAACCGTTTATAGCGAAATCTGATGCGTTTAAAAAAACAAGGGAGACGGTTATTTACTTAGATAACTCTTTTAGTATGCAAGCCAAGGGCAATCAAGGCGAACTCCTAAAACGAGCTGTTCAAAATTTATTGTCCTCCTTAGACGAAGATGAGAAGATATCAATAATCACCAATGACAAAACTTTTAAAGATGTCACATTAAAAGCCATAAAAAACGACCTTTTACAGTTAGATTATTCTTCGACACAATTAACACCTAAAACGATTCTACTTAAAAGTAAAATGCTTTTTGGTAAAAACACCAATAGCTTGAAGGACTTGATTTTTATTTCAGATTTTCAAGCAAAAAATGATCCTTTTCCACAAGACATCGACTCGTTAATAAATTTGCATTTGGTAAAACTCCAACCGCTAAATGCTAATAATGTGTTTATCGATACGGCTTATGTTTCTAAAACATCAGCAACTCAAACGGATCTTTTGGTCAGGTTAAAAAACCATGGCGATGTTATAGATGACCTGCCAATATCATTATTTAATGATGATATTCTCATATCAAAAACATCGGTAACTATTGAAAAAGAGGCTAACGCTACATTTTCGCTTCCGATAAATACTATAATAAATGGTAAACTAACCATTGAAGATGGGCATCTACAGTTTGATAATAGTTTATTTTTTAATATCAATAGCAATAGCAAAACCAATGTACTCGCTATTGGCAAAACAAATGATTCGTACCTAAAACGCATTTTTACTAAAAATGAGTTTCATTATACAGCTACAGTATTAAACCAATTAAATTATAACATTTTAAACGATCAATTCCTGATTGTCTTAAATGAATTGACCACCCTTCCAGCCGCATTAGTGTCAGCTCTAAAACAATTTACAAATCAAGGAGGAAGTTTGCTCATTATCCCACCATCAGATAATAACATGCCATCTTACAATTCATTATTATCAAATTACAATATAAGCCTTAGCGACTTCATTAAAACTAAAAAGCGCATTACGACAATAAATTACGGACATCCTTTGTATAACAATGGGGTTTTTGAAAAGCAAATTAGCAATTTTCAGTATCCAAAAGTGAATACCTATTATACGATCGCATCCAATGGCATATCATCTATTCTAAATTATGAAGATGGAAAACCCTTTTTATTGCAAAGCAACCAAGTGTTTCTTTTTAGTAGCGCTTTAAATGCAGCAAATTCCAACTTTCAAAATTCACCATTAATAGTACCTACATTATATAACATCGGGAAATATAGCTTGAAGAATCCAGACTTGTATTACACCTTAGGACAACCAAATACTTTTGATGTAGATATTCAATTGCAGCAAGATGATATATTATCCCTCGTAAATAACGATATCAATATCATTCCTAAGCAAACATATTTTAATAATAAAGTCATTATAAATACTTCCGATAACCCGACTGTTGCTGGTATTTATAGTGTAAACAATCGGGAAGCCATCATAAAAAACGTCAGTTTTAATTATAATAGAAGTGAAAGTCAATTGATGTATCAGGACTTATCAAATATTAAAAATGTCATGCTCAGTGATTCTATTACCAATAGTTTTAATACACTAAAAAGTGAATCAAAAGTTAAGGCCCTATGGAAATGGTTTGTTATTTTTGCATTGGTGTTGTTAATTATTGAAATGCTCATCTTAAAATATTTTAAATGA
- a CDS encoding glycosyltransferase family 2 protein yields the protein MKEPLVSILTPFKNTESFLEDCLNSILNQSYQNWELLIVDDHSTDASYALVNRFAEKDQRIKLFKNADSGIIDALRVAFKHSRGEFVTRMDSDDVMRPNKLETLVGNLLQYGKQHVSIGLVDYFSADGIKEGYKNYETWLNDLTKTGTNYSEIYKECVIPSPCWMAYKSDLIACGAFEPNRYPEDYDLAFRFYKYHYTCIPCDIVLHNWRDYSTRASRTDAHYAENHFIDLKLDYFLELDYDDTKTLVVWGAGNKGKLVAKQLIKKGIDFEWICDNPKKIGKDIYGKILKPFNALETMGSCQSIITVANRTAQKDIKNYLANLDLQPITGYIFFC from the coding sequence ATGAAAGAGCCATTAGTAAGCATACTTACTCCTTTCAAAAATACAGAATCATTTTTAGAAGACTGTTTGAATTCCATCTTGAATCAAAGTTATCAAAACTGGGAATTGTTAATAGTGGACGATCATTCTACAGATGCCAGTTATGCCTTAGTAAACCGTTTTGCAGAAAAAGACCAACGCATTAAATTATTTAAGAATGCAGACAGCGGCATTATAGACGCCTTGCGTGTTGCTTTTAAACACAGTCGTGGTGAGTTCGTTACCAGAATGGATAGTGATGACGTGATGAGACCCAATAAACTGGAAACATTGGTTGGTAATTTACTGCAATATGGTAAGCAACACGTCTCCATAGGTTTGGTGGATTATTTTTCTGCAGATGGCATCAAAGAAGGCTATAAAAACTATGAAACCTGGTTAAATGATTTAACTAAAACTGGCACAAACTATTCTGAAATATATAAAGAATGTGTTATTCCTTCCCCCTGTTGGATGGCTTACAAGAGTGATTTAATAGCTTGTGGTGCTTTTGAGCCTAATAGATATCCAGAAGATTACGATTTGGCGTTTCGCTTTTATAAATACCACTACACATGTATTCCTTGTGATATTGTGCTTCATAATTGGCGGGATTACAGCACCCGTGCCTCAAGAACTGACGCGCATTATGCGGAAAATCATTTTATCGATTTAAAACTAGATTATTTTTTAGAATTAGATTATGACGATACAAAAACCTTAGTGGTTTGGGGAGCTGGCAATAAAGGGAAACTCGTTGCGAAACAATTAATTAAAAAAGGCATCGATTTTGAATGGATTTGTGATAACCCAAAAAAGATTGGGAAAGACATTTACGGTAAGATATTAAAACCTTTTAATGCCCTTGAAACCATGGGAAGCTGTCAAAGCATCATCACCGTCGCCAATAGAACCGCTCAAAAGGACATCAAAAACTATTTGGCAAATTTAGACCTACAACCTATTACAGGTTATATTTTCTTTTGTTAA
- a CDS encoding GNAT family N-acetyltransferase: MIFRIATENDVSTIVKMIAHDGLGKKREHFKNPIPDEYLKAFEKIDSDENQELIVVENENSEIIGTLQLSFIQYLTYRGGIRAQIEAVRIRKDKRGLGIGKTMFEWAIQRAKERKAHLLQLTTDKKRPKAIKFYEELGFKASHEGMKIHFE; encoded by the coding sequence ATGATATTTAGAATAGCGACAGAAAACGATGTTTCAACAATTGTGAAAATGATTGCCCATGATGGACTTGGAAAAAAAAGAGAGCATTTTAAAAACCCCATACCTGATGAATATCTAAAAGCGTTTGAAAAAATTGACTCAGATGAAAACCAGGAATTGATTGTGGTTGAAAACGAAAATTCTGAAATCATTGGAACCTTACAATTATCATTTATTCAATATTTGACCTATAGAGGTGGAATAAGAGCACAAATTGAGGCAGTAAGAATTAGAAAAGATAAAAGAGGACTGGGCATTGGAAAAACGATGTTTGAATGGGCAATTCAAAGAGCTAAAGAACGAAAAGCACATTTACTTCAATTAACAACTGATAAAAAAAGACCTAAGGCAATTAAATTTTATGAAGAATTAGGGTTTAAAGCATCACATGAAGGAATGAAAATCCACTTTGAATGA
- a CDS encoding M61 family metallopeptidase → MKNRTLVALFAGILIASCSSTKPVTNDLATSLPIETAIDLTKISEDKAPVTINPGRFLLDTVTYRLPRVVQGTYSVSDFGKYIEDLKAYDYSGNEMAVMNTDKNTWTIANAKQLDKITYYVNDTFDTETSGGIGGENPFSPAGTNIEPNNYVLNLHGFIGYFDSLKNNQYKLDVTAPSDFVRTSALQNAGTKMSEDGKSMISSYMAARYFDITDNPMMYGKLDVEEFPVGDIKIVLSVYSPNKTHSAKSLKETIMTMMQAQKAYLGDVNTTSRYDIYVYLSEGKPESPKGFGALEHHTSTVVVMPEAIPAEALAESLIDVVSHEFFHIVTPLSVHSEDVHYFDYANPTFSKHLWMYEGVTEYFATLFQIDQGLVDENKFYSKIMNKIQTSRGMNDAMSFTEMSENVLDEEYAPQYYNVYQKGALIGMCVDILMREASNGERGILSLMKELSNKYGKDKPFVDDNLIDEIVAMTYPSLRTFFDDHVIGSTPIDYNAFLEKVGLEISESKIETNYIQNAGQLIVAANPQEGKVFFNSLVTANSFWNEQGVKPNDVIKSIDGTELTMQNANQMFQKVFMWKPGTDMEMVLDRAGEELVVKTKLTQSYTMGKGIKAKADATEAQIALREAWLRG, encoded by the coding sequence ATGAAGAATAGAACACTAGTTGCCTTATTCGCAGGTATTTTAATAGCGAGTTGTAGCTCTACAAAACCGGTTACTAACGATTTGGCTACGAGTTTACCCATTGAAACAGCCATCGATTTAACGAAAATCAGTGAAGATAAAGCACCGGTTACTATAAATCCTGGACGCTTTTTATTGGATACGGTAACGTATCGTTTGCCAAGAGTTGTACAAGGGACTTACTCTGTTTCAGATTTCGGGAAGTATATTGAAGATTTAAAGGCTTATGATTACAGCGGAAACGAAATGGCTGTAATGAATACTGATAAAAACACTTGGACTATAGCCAACGCCAAACAATTAGACAAAATCACATACTACGTTAATGATACCTTTGATACGGAGACTTCTGGTGGCATTGGCGGAGAGAATCCGTTTTCACCGGCAGGAACTAATATAGAACCAAATAACTACGTTTTAAATTTACACGGGTTTATTGGTTATTTTGACTCTTTAAAAAACAATCAATATAAGTTAGACGTTACGGCACCTTCAGATTTTGTGCGTACTTCAGCGCTTCAAAACGCAGGTACTAAAATGAGTGAAGATGGTAAGAGCATGATCAGTAGTTATATGGCAGCCAGATATTTTGACATTACTGATAACCCAATGATGTACGGAAAATTGGATGTTGAAGAATTTCCAGTGGGAGATATTAAAATTGTATTGAGCGTGTATTCTCCAAATAAAACGCATTCAGCAAAGTCTTTAAAAGAGACTATTATGACCATGATGCAGGCTCAGAAAGCCTATTTAGGCGATGTTAATACGACCTCACGATATGATATATACGTGTATTTATCTGAAGGAAAACCAGAATCACCGAAAGGATTTGGTGCCTTAGAGCATCATACATCTACTGTGGTGGTTATGCCAGAGGCTATTCCTGCTGAAGCTCTAGCTGAAAGTCTAATAGATGTTGTCTCGCATGAGTTTTTTCATATTGTAACGCCTTTAAGCGTACACTCAGAAGATGTGCACTATTTTGATTATGCGAACCCAACCTTTTCGAAACATTTATGGATGTACGAAGGTGTCACTGAATATTTTGCGACACTATTCCAAATCGATCAAGGTCTAGTGGATGAAAATAAATTTTACAGTAAAATTATGAATAAAATTCAAACCTCAAGAGGAATGAATGATGCCATGAGTTTTACTGAAATGAGTGAGAATGTTTTAGATGAGGAATATGCACCACAATACTATAATGTATATCAAAAGGGAGCATTGATTGGAATGTGTGTGGATATTTTAATGCGTGAAGCAAGTAATGGTGAACGCGGTATTTTATCATTAATGAAAGAGTTATCTAATAAATATGGTAAAGACAAACCTTTTGTAGATGACAATTTAATTGATGAAATCGTGGCTATGACCTACCCATCTTTAAGAACCTTTTTTGATGATCACGTTATCGGTTCAACGCCTATAGATTATAACGCATTTTTAGAAAAAGTAGGACTGGAAATTTCAGAAAGTAAAATTGAAACGAACTATATTCAAAATGCTGGACAATTGATTGTTGCCGCCAACCCACAAGAGGGGAAAGTATTTTTTAATAGTCTAGTTACAGCAAATAGTTTTTGGAATGAGCAAGGGGTAAAACCGAATGATGTGATCAAAAGCATAGATGGAACAGAATTGACTATGCAAAATGCAAATCAAATGTTTCAGAAAGTATTTATGTGGAAACCGGGAACAGATATGGAGATGGTTTTAGATAGAGCTGGCGAAGAACTTGTTGTAAAAACCAAACTCACCCAATCTTATACCATGGGTAAAGGCATTAAAGCAAAAGCAGATGCTACTGAGGCCCAAATTGCATTAAGAGAGGCTTGGTTAAGAGGATAG
- the coaE gene encoding dephospho-CoA kinase (Dephospho-CoA kinase (CoaE) performs the final step in coenzyme A biosynthesis.), which yields MKIVGLTGGIGSGKTTVAKAFIALGVPVYIADEEAKKLMNRSKVIKRKLIELFGEYAYIDNQLNKSFIANFIFNDKTYLDKMNAIVHPKVASHFKKWVSKQSFPYVIKEVAILFENGGDQECDYVITVVAPLDLKMERLLKRDNTTEEKIEAIMRNQFSDEKKIKKSHFVIKNIYIEDTRNQVFKVHEQLLDNCRKP from the coding sequence ATGAAAATAGTTGGTTTAACAGGTGGCATAGGAAGTGGTAAAACCACGGTTGCAAAAGCATTTATCGCTTTAGGAGTGCCCGTTTATATTGCAGATGAAGAAGCAAAAAAATTGATGAATAGATCAAAGGTTATCAAGCGGAAATTGATTGAACTATTTGGAGAATACGCATACATCGACAATCAATTAAACAAATCATTTATAGCCAATTTCATTTTTAATGATAAAACCTACTTAGACAAGATGAACGCCATTGTACACCCCAAAGTGGCTTCGCATTTTAAAAAATGGGTGAGCAAACAGAGTTTTCCTTATGTTATCAAAGAGGTCGCTATTCTTTTTGAAAATGGCGGTGATCAAGAATGTGATTATGTTATCACAGTTGTGGCACCCTTGGATTTAAAAATGGAACGTCTGTTGAAGCGTGATAATACTACGGAAGAGAAGATTGAAGCCATTATGCGTAATCAATTTAGTGATGAAAAAAAAATAAAAAAGTCTCACTTTGTCATTAAGAATATCTATATTGAAGACACTAGAAATCAAGTATTTAAAGTTCATGAACAACTCCTTGATAATTGCCGTAAACCTTAA
- a CDS encoding alpha/beta hydrolase: protein MTNTQLSLNHIIRKSSLTDNAPVLIMLHGYGSDENDLFSFANELPEELFIISVKAPYPMQPFGNAWYAINFDADQGKWNDNEQAKESRDLIATFIDEVIETYPVNKNAISLLGFSQGSILSYAVAFSYPEKIKNIVALSGYINHDILPEQMEDAQYAHLDFYCSHGSVDQVIPVDWARQVSPFLSKHHIKHVYSEFPIGHGVAPQNFYALKDWLHKRL, encoded by the coding sequence ATGACAAATACACAACTCTCTTTAAATCACATCATTAGAAAATCGTCTTTAACTGATAACGCACCTGTGCTTATCATGCTTCATGGTTATGGAAGCGACGAAAACGATTTATTTTCATTCGCCAATGAATTGCCAGAAGAGCTTTTTATTATTTCAGTGAAAGCGCCCTACCCTATGCAACCTTTCGGAAACGCCTGGTATGCCATTAATTTTGATGCAGATCAAGGGAAATGGAACGATAATGAACAAGCCAAAGAATCTAGGGATTTAATCGCCACTTTTATTGATGAAGTCATTGAGACTTACCCTGTAAATAAAAATGCTATATCCCTTTTAGGGTTTAGTCAAGGAAGCATTTTAAGCTATGCCGTGGCATTTAGCTATCCAGAAAAAATTAAAAATATTGTGGCTTTAAGCGGTTATATAAATCATGATATTTTACCTGAACAAATGGAAGATGCCCAGTATGCCCATTTAGATTTTTACTGTTCTCATGGCAGTGTAGACCAAGTAATTCCCGTGGATTGGGCAAGACAGGTTTCTCCTTTTTTGAGCAAACATCACATCAAGCATGTGTATTCAGAATTTCCTATTGGCCATGGCGTTGCACCTCAAAATTTTTACGCGCTTAAAGATTGGCTTCACAAGCGTTTGTAG
- a CDS encoding DUF4870 domain-containing protein, translating into MNEQDVETGKGLAIISYLTIIGTIIAFFMNNDKKNPFTSFHVRQALGLWLTYFILAWVVSWFDSWLATFGFWMFFGVLFIYGFVNAIAGKAQTVPILGDFFQKWFNNIGR; encoded by the coding sequence ATGAATGAGCAAGATGTTGAAACAGGAAAAGGATTAGCCATTATAAGCTACTTAACCATCATTGGAACCATAATTGCTTTTTTTATGAATAACGATAAAAAGAACCCGTTCACTAGTTTTCATGTAAGACAGGCACTCGGTTTATGGTTAACTTATTTTATTCTGGCTTGGGTTGTAAGTTGGTTCGATAGCTGGTTGGCAACCTTTGGTTTTTGGATGTTCTTTGGTGTCCTATTCATTTATGGCTTTGTTAATGCCATTGCAGGAAAAGCACAAACGGTTCCTATTTTAGGCGATTTCTTTCAAAAATGGTTTAATAATATTGGTAGATAA